Proteins found in one Zea mays cultivar B73 chromosome 1, Zm-B73-REFERENCE-NAM-5.0, whole genome shotgun sequence genomic segment:
- the LOC100193831 gene encoding methyltransferase — MDSRGFDSAGRIFSSATEMWTEELGSSITASTAGEAEAAPAPAAAAEASEEVGGDGKRKEWYSKAIAYWQGVEASTEGVLGGYGCVNDADVKGSDAFLRPLLADRFGTAKRHLVALDCGSGIGRVTKNFLLTHFNEVDLVEPVSHFLEAARENLTGCMDQGEDSHKAANFYCVPLQDFTPEEGRYDVIWIQWCIGQLPDDDFISFFNRAKAGLKPDGFFVLKENIARNGFVLDKVDNSVTRSDAYFRDLFKRSGLYILSVKDQKELPKELFAVKMYALVTSQPKIQNSGKRRRPRNSPRMIRS; from the exons ATGGATTCCCGCGGATTCGATTCCGCCGGCCGCATCTTCTCCAGCGCCACAGAGATGTGGACGGAAGAGCTCGGTTCCAGCATCACGGCTTCCACCGCGGGGGAAGCTGAAGCCGCCCcggcccccgccgccgccgccgaagcCAGCGAGGAAGTGGGCGGAGACGGAAAACGCAAGGAGTGGTACTCCAAGGCTATCGCCTACTGGCAA GGCGTGGAGGCGTCGACCGAGGGGGTCCTGGGAGGTTATGGGTGTGTGAACGACGCGGATGTCAAGGGCAGCGACGCCTTCCTCCGCCCTCTCCTCGCAGATCGCTTCGGCACCGCGAAGCGTCATCTGGTTGCGCTTG ACTGTGGCTCGGGTATTGGACGCGTCACAAAGAATTTTCTTCTTACGCATTTCAACGAG GTAGATCTTGTTGAGCCAGTATCTCATTTTCTTGAAGCAGCACGGGAAaatcttactggatgtatggaccAAGGAGAAGACTCGCACAAGGCTGCCAACTTTTACTGTGTGCCTCTTCAG GACTTCACTCCTGAGGAAGGAAGATACGATGTGATTTGGATTCAGTGGTGCATAGGGCAACTTCCTGATGATGATTTCATTTCATTTTTTAATCGTGCCAAG GCCGGGCTCAAACCTGATGGTTTTTTTGTTCTGAAAGAGAACATTGCAAGAAATG GGTTTGTGTTAGATAAGGTGGATAACAGTGTCACTAGATCAGACGCATACTTTAGGGACCTATTTAAAAGGAGTGGATTATATATCCTTAGTGTTAAG GACCAAAAGGAACTCCCGAAGGAACTATTTGCTGTCAAAATGTATGCACTGGTGACCAGTCAACCAAAAATCCAGAATAGTGGAAAGAGAAGACGGCCTAGAAATTCACCTCGTATGATCCGGTCTTGA
- the LOC100193831 gene encoding methyltransferase isoform X1 has product MDSRGFDSAGRIFSSATEMWTEELGSSITASTAGEAEAAPAPAAAAEASEEVGGDGKRKEWYSKAIAYWQGVEASTEGVLGGYGCVNDADVKGSDAFLRPLLADRFGTAKRHLVALDCGSARENLTGCMDQGEDSHKAANFYCVPLQDFTPEEGRYDVIWIQWCIGQLPDDDFISFFNRAKAGLKPDGFFVLKENIARNGFVLDKVDNSVTRSDAYFRDLFKRSGLYILSVKDQKELPKELFAVKMYALVTSQPKIQNSGKRRRPRNSPRMIRS; this is encoded by the exons ATGGATTCCCGCGGATTCGATTCCGCCGGCCGCATCTTCTCCAGCGCCACAGAGATGTGGACGGAAGAGCTCGGTTCCAGCATCACGGCTTCCACCGCGGGGGAAGCTGAAGCCGCCCcggcccccgccgccgccgccgaagcCAGCGAGGAAGTGGGCGGAGACGGAAAACGCAAGGAGTGGTACTCCAAGGCTATCGCCTACTGGCAA GGCGTGGAGGCGTCGACCGAGGGGGTCCTGGGAGGTTATGGGTGTGTGAACGACGCGGATGTCAAGGGCAGCGACGCCTTCCTCCGCCCTCTCCTCGCAGATCGCTTCGGCACCGCGAAGCGTCATCTGGTTGCGCTTG ACTGTGGCTCGG CACGGGAAaatcttactggatgtatggaccAAGGAGAAGACTCGCACAAGGCTGCCAACTTTTACTGTGTGCCTCTTCAG GACTTCACTCCTGAGGAAGGAAGATACGATGTGATTTGGATTCAGTGGTGCATAGGGCAACTTCCTGATGATGATTTCATTTCATTTTTTAATCGTGCCAAG GCCGGGCTCAAACCTGATGGTTTTTTTGTTCTGAAAGAGAACATTGCAAGAAATG GGTTTGTGTTAGATAAGGTGGATAACAGTGTCACTAGATCAGACGCATACTTTAGGGACCTATTTAAAAGGAGTGGATTATATATCCTTAGTGTTAAG GACCAAAAGGAACTCCCGAAGGAACTATTTGCTGTCAAAATGTATGCACTGGTGACCAGTCAACCAAAAATCCAGAATAGTGGAAAGAGAAGACGGCCTAGAAATTCACCTCGTATGATCCGGTCTTGA